The Candidatus Thermoplasmatota archaeon genomic interval TGAAAAGCCCTTTTCGCAAGATAAGCAATATTCTCAGCCCTATCAAAAATCTCATCATATTTCTTCTTATTTTTCTCCTTACGTTCTCTTACACCAGCAACAGCAGCTGTAGTATCAGCAACCTTACCAGTATTACCCATCACTATCTCAACAGGGCCAGAAATCGATATCCTCTCTATGATATTCGGCTCAGCTTTCTCAAACCATATAAGGCCACCGAAAGTAGAAGCAGTATTATCTATACCAGAAGGGGTACCATGATACCCTTTTTCGCCTTCAAAAGCTATATCATTTATCTTCTCATCAGACAAATTAAGGTTATAATACTGAGATAACGCTCTAGCAATAGCAACACAAGATGCTGCACTAGCACCTACACCACTTGCAGCATAAAGGTCCCCATCAAGCGTTATTTTTATACCTTTTTTTGATAAATCAATGTTCATCGCCTTAAGAATCCTATCTATAGAATCCTTCTGCTGATCAAGCTTATCCTCCTTATAC includes:
- the mvk gene encoding mevalonate kinase, whose product is MSGEGIGFGKAILFNEHFVVYGVPSIVSSIGQYTHARVEPYDKPMYKLEDNRSATPGYKEDKLDQQKDSIDRILKAMNIDLSKKGIKITLDGDLYAASGVGASAASCVAIARALSQYYNLNLSDEKINDIAFEGEKGYHGTPSGIDNTASTFGGLIWFEKAEPNIIERISISGPVEIVMGNTGKVADTTAAVAGVRERKEKNKKKYDEIFDRAENIAYLAKRAFQEEDYVEVGKLMNENHKLLQQIEVSSRELDFLVKLARDNGALGAKLTGGGLGGNMIALTPGKELQEKVANAIEKEGFQVLKTLIGVTSRGMM